One genomic segment of Hordeum vulgare subsp. vulgare chromosome 2H, MorexV3_pseudomolecules_assembly, whole genome shotgun sequence includes these proteins:
- the LOC123428885 gene encoding molybdopterin synthase catalytic subunit-like — MAGDEAPTTEAACQDLVEILDEGSGRLDMGRYVDHVRDLSAGAIATFEGTTRDHFDGRRVVELRYEAYGSMARRQLEAILREAHAAHALCRLAVAHRLGTVPAGEASMFVAAAGSGFGSERRWLGLAALVRGGEGREDRATWVRLRGGGIDGCRWISEHPTVFAA, encoded by the coding sequence ATGGCCGGTGATGAGGCCCCGACGACGGAGGCGGCGTGCCAGGACCTGGTCGAGATCCTGGATGAGGGATCGGGCCGGCTGGACATGGGCCGGTACGTGGACCACGTCCGCGACCTGTCGGCGGGCGCCATCGCCACCTTCGAGGGCACCACGCGGGACCACTTCGACGGGAGACGCGTGGTGGAGCTCCGCTACGAGGCGTACGGGTCCATGGCGCGGCGCCAGCTCGAGGCCATCCTCCGCGAGGCCCACGCTGCCCACGCGCTGTGCCGGCTGGCCGTGGCGCACCGCCTCGGGACGGTCCCTGCCGGCGAGGCCAGCATGTTCGTGGCGGCAGCCGGATCTGGATTTGGATCAGAGAGGAGATGGTTGGGGCTGGCGGCTCTTGTGCGTGGGGGAGAGGGACGAGAGGATAGGGCTACGTGGGTAAGACTGAGAGGGGGTGGGATTGATGGCTGCCGTTGGATCTCGGAGCATCCAACGGTGTTTGCTGCATGA